One region of Ananas comosus cultivar F153 linkage group 9, ASM154086v1, whole genome shotgun sequence genomic DNA includes:
- the LOC109714826 gene encoding formin-like protein 5: MAEMGREGVRGMEEEEEGKGVWLDFERGEAGRATTRTRARLGQWPRHFPSSTPPPPTDFFSVPYLIPRSRPPRPRSARGSPTSQSSTVESSSAVAPPPIALPLPPSFDLDVLHRAGAGAGAAGPRFALRAFPIGVSAAAAAAFPIAALSAPYPFFMDPIARSEYAATAGDRRRRFALRPPPPPPQPMLAAALLHGGAAAQSDSDSSSVVDLVPAHRSSPPLKFRPFDLDLNLPPPPEIA, from the exons ATGGCGGAGATGGGGAGAGAGGGGGTGAGAgggatggaggaggaggaggaggggaaggg GGTGTGGCTGGACTTCGAACGGGGAGAGGCCGGGCGCGCTACGACGCGGACGCGCGCGCGATTGGGGCAATGGCCAAGACACTTCCCTTCCTCCACCCCACCTCCACCCACCGACTTCTTCTCCGTCCCCTACCTAATTCCTCGCTCCCGCCCGCCCCGGCCCCGCTCCGCGCGTGGGAGCCCCACGAGCCAGAGTAGCACCGTCGAGTCCTCCTCCGCCGTAGCCCCTCCACCTAtcgccctccccctccccccttcCTTCGACCTCGACGTCCTCCaccgcgccggcgccggcgcagGCGCCGCAGGACCGCGTTTCGCGCTCCGCGCGTTCCCCATCGGCGtctccgccgctgccgccgcggcgTTCCCGATCGCCGCACTCTCGGCGCCGTACCCGTTCTTCATGGACCCGATCGCGAGATCGGAGTACGCCGCCACCGCCGGGGATCGGCGCCGCCGCTTCGCGCTgcggcctccgcctccgccgccgcagccgatgCTCGCGGCCGCGCTCCTccacggcggcgccgccgcacAGAGCGACTCCGACTCGTCCTCCGTCGTGGATCTCGTCCCCGCCCACCGATCTTCTCCGCCGCTTAAATTCCGCCCGTTCGATCTCGATCTCAACCTCCCCCCTCCTCCCGAGATCGCCTGA
- the LOC109715730 gene encoding receptor-like protein kinase At3g21340 isoform X2 has protein sequence MKESSSRMVRSPVLQLLLLAATALWVMAAQSKEPFAIRISCGSRDDVHTPPTNALWYRDFGYTGGRFANATRPSYITPPLKTLRYFPLSDGPENCYYINNIPIGHYQVRTFFALVADPNLDSEPIFDVSVEGTQIISLKSGWSSSEEQCFADALIFVQDTSASICFHSTGHGDPSILSIELLQVDDNAYNFGPSWGKGTILRTVRRWTCGTGKPAFDEDLNGTQWGGDRFWLGAKAFSSGSDQAISTENIIAETSMAPNFYAEALYQSAIVSTDTQPDLSFQMDVDPNKNYSIWLHFAEIDASITGEQERVFDILINGNIVFKNVDIVRMAGERYTALVLNTTVAVSGKTLTITLQPTQGMHAIISAFEIFEIISAEMTTSSDEVSALQTLKSSLGLPLRFGWNGDPCVPQQHPWSGVDCQFDKTKGKWVIDGLGLDNQGLKGLLPSDISKLQHLQNINLSGNSIGGTIPSSLGTIAGLEILDLSFNQLNGSIPDSLGQLKSLQILNLNENFLSGSVPANLGGRPLHRASFNFTGNAGLCGIPGLPSCGPHLSIAAKIGIAFGSLIGLLLMVVFAACWWKRRQNILRAQKIAAAREAPYAKAKARTHFARDIQMGKHHRPHEHSRNPAEAAPVLLS, from the exons atgaAGGAGAGTAGTAGTAGAATGGTGAGATCCCCCGTTCTCCAGCTTCTGCTTCTAGCAGCCACAGCTCTCTGGGTTATGGCTGCTCAAAGCAAGG AACCATTTGCTATTCGGATAAGCTGTGGAAGCCGTGATGATGTTCACACGCCGCCCACCAATGCTCTATGGTACAGGGACTTTGGTTATACTGGCGGGAGGTTCGCAAACGCTACACGCCCAAGTTACATCACACCTCCGCTTAAAACGCTTCGATATTTTCCATTGTCGGATGGCCCTGAAAATTGTTATTATATCAACAACATTCCTATCGGGCATTACCAAGTTAGAACATTCTTTGCCCTCGTGGCTGACCCAAATCTCGACAGCGAGcccatttttgatgtttctgTTGAGGGGACGCAAATCATTTCCTTGAAGTCTGGTTGGAGCAGCAGCGAAGAGCAGTGCTTTGCCGATGCTCTAATTTTTGTTCAAGATACTTCTGCTTCGATATGTTTTCATAGCACTGGACATGGAGATCCATCTATCCTTTCGATCGAACTTCTTCAAGTTGATGATAACGCGTACAATTTCGGGCCATCGTGGGGAAAAGGAACAATTCTCAGAACGGTCAGAAGATGGACTTGTGGAACTGGAAAGCCGGCTTTTGACGAAGATTTAAATGGAACCCAATGGGGTGGGGATAGATTTTGGTTGGGCGCTAAAGCTTTTTCTTCTGGCTCTGACCAAGCTATATCGACTGAAAACATTATCGCTGAAACATCGATGGCTCCAAATTTTTATGCAGAGGCCCTTTATCAGTCGGCAATCGTGAGCACGGATACGCAGCCTGATTTATCATTCCAAATGGATGTCGATCCCAATAAAAATTACTCGATATGGCTTCACTTTGCTGAGATTGATGCGAGCATAACCGGCGAACAAGAAAGAGTCTTTGATATCCTGATAAATGGTAATATTGTATTCAAGAATGTCGACATAGTTCGAATGGCGGGGGAAAGGTATACTGCTCTTGTGCTGAACACAACTGTTGCTGTGAGTGGGAAGACGTTGACGATTACCTTGCAGCCTACCCAAGGGATGCATGCAATTATTAGTGCTTTCGAAATCTTCGAGATTATTTCAGCAGAAATGACAACATCATCGGATGAAG TCAGCGCATTACAAACTCTGAAGAGCTCATTGGGGCTTCCTCTGCGTTTTGGCTGGAATGGCGACCCATGTGTTCCTCAACAGCATCCTTGGAGTGGAGTGGATTGTCAGTTTGACAAGACTAAGGGCAAATGGGTCATAGATGGACT GGGCCTTGACAACCAGGGTTTGAAGGGGTTACTACCTAGTGACATTTCTAAGCTTCAACATCTACAGAATAT AAACTTGAGTGGAAACAGCATTGGGGGGACCATTCCATCCTCTCTTGGTACCATTGCTGGGTTGGAGATACT GGATCTATCGTTCAACCAACTAAATGGTTCTATTCCTGATAGTCTTGGCCAGCTGAAATCATTACAGATACT GAATCtcaatgaaaattttctatctGGAAGCGTTCCAGCCAATCTGGGAGGAAGACCTCTTCACAGGGCTAGTTTCAA TTTCACTGGCAATGCAGGCCTATGTGGAATACCGGGGTTACCTTCATGCGGGCCTCACCTCTCTATCGCTGCTAAAATTGGCATCGCATTCGGGTCGCTGATTGGTCTTCTGCTCATGGTAGTATTTGCAGCATGCTGGTGGAAACGAAGGCAGAACATCCTTCGCGCTCAGAAAATCGCAGCTG CAAGGGAAGCTCCATATGCAAAAGCTAAAGCTCGCACCCACTTTGCGCGTGACATTCAGATGGGCAAGCATCACCGACCGCATGAACATTCTCGAAATCCTGCTGAAGCTGCGCCCGTTTTGCTCTCCTAA
- the LOC109715730 gene encoding receptor-like protein kinase At3g21340 isoform X1, whose protein sequence is MCLEIWLLGPDLLTVLRCDKLWKRICEEKNRCLRFSFFHKPFAIRISCGSRDDVHTPPTNALWYRDFGYTGGRFANATRPSYITPPLKTLRYFPLSDGPENCYYINNIPIGHYQVRTFFALVADPNLDSEPIFDVSVEGTQIISLKSGWSSSEEQCFADALIFVQDTSASICFHSTGHGDPSILSIELLQVDDNAYNFGPSWGKGTILRTVRRWTCGTGKPAFDEDLNGTQWGGDRFWLGAKAFSSGSDQAISTENIIAETSMAPNFYAEALYQSAIVSTDTQPDLSFQMDVDPNKNYSIWLHFAEIDASITGEQERVFDILINGNIVFKNVDIVRMAGERYTALVLNTTVAVSGKTLTITLQPTQGMHAIISAFEIFEIISAEMTTSSDEVSALQTLKSSLGLPLRFGWNGDPCVPQQHPWSGVDCQFDKTKGKWVIDGLGLDNQGLKGLLPSDISKLQHLQNINLSGNSIGGTIPSSLGTIAGLEILDLSFNQLNGSIPDSLGQLKSLQILNLNENFLSGSVPANLGGRPLHRASFNFTGNAGLCGIPGLPSCGPHLSIAAKIGIAFGSLIGLLLMVVFAACWWKRRQNILRAQKIAAAREAPYAKAKARTHFARDIQMGKHHRPHEHSRNPAEAAPVLLS, encoded by the exons ATGTGCCTCGAAATTTGGTTATTAGGCCCCGATTTGTTGACAGTTTTGCGGTGCGACAAACTTTGGAAAAGAATTTGTGAAGAGAAAAATAGATGTCTGCGGTTCTCCTTTTTtcata AACCATTTGCTATTCGGATAAGCTGTGGAAGCCGTGATGATGTTCACACGCCGCCCACCAATGCTCTATGGTACAGGGACTTTGGTTATACTGGCGGGAGGTTCGCAAACGCTACACGCCCAAGTTACATCACACCTCCGCTTAAAACGCTTCGATATTTTCCATTGTCGGATGGCCCTGAAAATTGTTATTATATCAACAACATTCCTATCGGGCATTACCAAGTTAGAACATTCTTTGCCCTCGTGGCTGACCCAAATCTCGACAGCGAGcccatttttgatgtttctgTTGAGGGGACGCAAATCATTTCCTTGAAGTCTGGTTGGAGCAGCAGCGAAGAGCAGTGCTTTGCCGATGCTCTAATTTTTGTTCAAGATACTTCTGCTTCGATATGTTTTCATAGCACTGGACATGGAGATCCATCTATCCTTTCGATCGAACTTCTTCAAGTTGATGATAACGCGTACAATTTCGGGCCATCGTGGGGAAAAGGAACAATTCTCAGAACGGTCAGAAGATGGACTTGTGGAACTGGAAAGCCGGCTTTTGACGAAGATTTAAATGGAACCCAATGGGGTGGGGATAGATTTTGGTTGGGCGCTAAAGCTTTTTCTTCTGGCTCTGACCAAGCTATATCGACTGAAAACATTATCGCTGAAACATCGATGGCTCCAAATTTTTATGCAGAGGCCCTTTATCAGTCGGCAATCGTGAGCACGGATACGCAGCCTGATTTATCATTCCAAATGGATGTCGATCCCAATAAAAATTACTCGATATGGCTTCACTTTGCTGAGATTGATGCGAGCATAACCGGCGAACAAGAAAGAGTCTTTGATATCCTGATAAATGGTAATATTGTATTCAAGAATGTCGACATAGTTCGAATGGCGGGGGAAAGGTATACTGCTCTTGTGCTGAACACAACTGTTGCTGTGAGTGGGAAGACGTTGACGATTACCTTGCAGCCTACCCAAGGGATGCATGCAATTATTAGTGCTTTCGAAATCTTCGAGATTATTTCAGCAGAAATGACAACATCATCGGATGAAG TCAGCGCATTACAAACTCTGAAGAGCTCATTGGGGCTTCCTCTGCGTTTTGGCTGGAATGGCGACCCATGTGTTCCTCAACAGCATCCTTGGAGTGGAGTGGATTGTCAGTTTGACAAGACTAAGGGCAAATGGGTCATAGATGGACT GGGCCTTGACAACCAGGGTTTGAAGGGGTTACTACCTAGTGACATTTCTAAGCTTCAACATCTACAGAATAT AAACTTGAGTGGAAACAGCATTGGGGGGACCATTCCATCCTCTCTTGGTACCATTGCTGGGTTGGAGATACT GGATCTATCGTTCAACCAACTAAATGGTTCTATTCCTGATAGTCTTGGCCAGCTGAAATCATTACAGATACT GAATCtcaatgaaaattttctatctGGAAGCGTTCCAGCCAATCTGGGAGGAAGACCTCTTCACAGGGCTAGTTTCAA TTTCACTGGCAATGCAGGCCTATGTGGAATACCGGGGTTACCTTCATGCGGGCCTCACCTCTCTATCGCTGCTAAAATTGGCATCGCATTCGGGTCGCTGATTGGTCTTCTGCTCATGGTAGTATTTGCAGCATGCTGGTGGAAACGAAGGCAGAACATCCTTCGCGCTCAGAAAATCGCAGCTG CAAGGGAAGCTCCATATGCAAAAGCTAAAGCTCGCACCCACTTTGCGCGTGACATTCAGATGGGCAAGCATCACCGACCGCATGAACATTCTCGAAATCCTGCTGAAGCTGCGCCCGTTTTGCTCTCCTAA